TTATGATAAAGGTTTACACAGAGTTATTTTGAAAAATGCAACGTAAAAAGATAGATTTTAATTAAGTTTGTTGCTAATACTTTTTGAATGCGAAAGACTTCATTGTCAGAAAAACTGATACTTAATTTCTTACTGCTGGGTATTGGTGCCATAGTCTTGGTTGGCTTTATTTCTTTTTACACTGCACGTTTCGAACTCAAGAAACGTACATACGAACAACTTACATCCCTGAGGGTGTTAAAAAACAACCAGATAGAAAGTTTTTTTTCCGACAGAAAACGTGATATTCGCCTGATAGCCAACTCTGCCGATATAATAAATTCACTGAACCAACTCAACAGATACAGCGCATCAATTACAGCAAAACATATTTCTTCTTCACTTCCTGCCTTCAGGCAAAACAGGTATTTAATCCGGTATTTAAACTCCTGCGGATATTATAACCGTTTTTTTATCTGTAATGCAGGGCAAGCGATGATTATTTCCTCAACCCGGGCACCAAACTCGGGACAATGGTTGAAATATGAAAAACGACCCGAATATCTGGACGCCTTGTACCGGAAGACAAAATCTTCTCTCTCCACTGTGATAGAAGACATACCCGCAAGCATGAAAGATAAAGCAGTATGTATCGCTACCCCTATCCTGAGCCACGAAGATCAGTTTTTGGGAATAATGATTCTTGAAATAGCATCTTCGGCTATCAATGCAATAATGGTTGAAAACAATCCGATGAATGGGCTTGGAAATACCGGGGAAACCTATCTTGTGGGTAGCGACAGGCTTATGCGAAGTAATTCCCGCTTTCATCCCAATTCCATTTATCGAACCCGGGTAAATTCTATTGCCGTAAATCGAGCAATTAAAAACGAAACAGGGACCAAAGTCATCAGAGATTACCGGAATAAAGAAGTTCTTTCCTCGTTCGGGAAAATTCATACTAAGGGGCTGGAATGGGTGCTAATTGCCGAGATAGATTACGACGAAGCCATTGATCCTATTTACAAAATACGCAACGAAACAATTTTTCTCAGTATCATTGTTTCGATGGTACTGTTTGTATTCGTTTTTTTCTTTTCAAAAAAAATTACAAAACCCATCAAACGGTTGCAAGAAGCTGCCAACAAGGTAGGTAAGGGCGATTTTAGCGAAAAAGTAGAAATCACTACCCATGATGAAATAGGCGAACTTACCGAATCTTTCAACCTGATGATTAACCAGTTGAAAACAAAAAACAAAGAACTGAAAGAGGAAAGGAAAAAAAGAATCCGGTCATCCATTGACGGACAGGAAACAGAACGGCAACGTCTTTCACGCGAATTGCACGACGGACTTGGCCAAATGTTGATTGCTACCAAACTAAAACTGGAAACGCTTATTCATACCGATCGGTCAAAATTTATATATACCATTGATAAAATTAAAGAGATGTTCGACAGCACCATTAACGAAGTGCGAAACATCTCCAACGACCTGATGCCTCCCGTATTAAACGAATTTGGGCTGGTAACGGCATTGCGTAACCTTTGTGATGAAGTATCGGAAAGATACAAAGTGGAAGTTACTTTCTCTTCGGATAAAATTTCGGACAACCTGGGAAAAACGCCCAAAACCTACCTGTACCGCATAGCTCAGGAAGCACTCAACAATATTGTAAAACATGCTGATGCTACCCGTGCAAGTTTGTCAATCACCCACCATAAAGAAGAAATACAACTTATTATTGCAGATAACGGGAAAGGTTTTAATTTTGGCAGTCCTTCGGTAGAATACGGCAACGGAATCCATAATATGCGCGACAGGGTAAACTTATTGAATGGAAATTTAAAAATTGAATCCGCACCCGGCAGGGGGACTACAATAAAAATAACAGTACCAGTAATAATCAACCAATCTATTGAATAATATGGAAAAAATAAAAATTATCCTGGTAGATGACCATCAAATAGTTCGCGATGGAATAAAAGCATTGCTAACCGGTGTCCCCGATTTAGAAGTAATTGGAGAAGCTTCAGATGCTGTGGAACTGGCAGAATTATTAAAATATAAAAAACCAGATATACTTTTACTTGATATTTCACTGCCAGGTATGTCGGGAATAGAAATAACCCGAAACCTTGTTTTGGAACATCCCGAAATTAAAGTGCTTATTCTTTCCATGTACACCAATGAAGATTTTATCTTCAATGCAATTAAAACTGGTGCCAAAGGATATCTTCCGAAAAATACTTCGCAAAAAGAGATAATTGATGCTATTAATGCCGTTTACAGGGGAGAAGAATATTTCAGTGAATCCATTTCCAATATTATCCTGAAAAGTTATATCAAAAAAGTTAAAACAGGTGACGAACCAGAAGAAATAACACAGGCAGTATTATCCAAAAGAGAATTGGAAATCCTGAAACATTTTGCCGAAGGTTATTCCAATCAGCAGATCGCGGATAAACTTTTCATCAGCATCCGTACCGTAGAATCGCATAAAAATCATATCATGCAGAAACTTAAACTGAATACCACGGTTGATTTGATCAAGTTTGCTATTAAAAATAAGATTATCGAATTGTAAGAACACCGACTTTACATTATTGTTTTTTCTTAGAAATCCTTCAGTGGCATACCTATGGTTTGCCTTCGTTTTATTTGAGAAAAAATACGTTTTAAATCTATTGCAGACCAATCTTATACTTCCAACATTTGCAGACAGAAATCAAATTCTTTCTGCTTATGAATTATAAAAAACTCACATTACTCTTCATCCTGATATTAACCGGCAACGTATGGTTATTAGCCCAAGAAAAACCTTCTAAAGTTAATGTTGCTGTAGATTTAATGAGTCGTTATGTTTGGCGCGGACTGGATTATGGAGCCTCTCCAAGCATTCAGCCCACTCTATCATTAATTCATAAAAACTTTGAAATTGGTACATGGGGAGCCATCAGTACACAAGGAACCTATTCCGAAGTAGATATTTACGCAAAATATTCATTAAAAAGATTTTCTCTTATAGCAACCGATTATTTTTTTCCGGAAGAAATTGTTCCCGTGGAACATCAACACAAATATTTCAATTACAATAATAATTCTACAGGCCATGTGTATGAAACTGCACTTCAGTATAAAGGGCCGGAAAACTTTCCGGTAAGCATCCTTGCAAGTACTTTAATATATGGCGCGGATAAAAAATTTGACAAGTACGAAATTGACCTAGTAACCAGCGATACTACTTCAAAATATATAAATAATTATTCAACCTATTTTGAATTAGGATATTCCGCTGCCATTGCCGGAAACAACGTTGATTTATTTATGGGTTTCACCTCGGATAAAGGTTTTTACGGAACTTCTGCCGGGATAGTAAACCTCGGGCTTACTGGCTACCGGAAAATAAAAATTACCGACAGCTTCGAACTGCCCTTAAAAATTTCTGTAATTACCAATCCGCAAGTAAGTAACATATATTTTGTTGCCGGCTTTTCTTTTTAAAAATCATAACTTATTTATAACTAAAAAAATATAACATATGTTAGACACTGGTTCAACCGGGTTTATGCTGCTAGCTTGCAGCCTTGTAATGCTAATGACCCCCGGCTTAGCATTCTTTTATGGTGGACTTGCTACCAAAAGAAATATCCTTGGCATCATGATCCAAAGTTTTGCTTCCTTAGGCTGGACAACGGTATTGTGGTTTGCTTTTGGATACTCTCTATGTTTCAGCGGAGGCGAAGGTGGTATTTTTGGCAATTTCGATAAGGCATTTCTGAATGGTGTTTCCACCGATTCAATGTATTCTAATGGAAAAATACCTGAAATTGTGTTTATCGCTTACCAAATGATGTTTGCCATCATCACCCCGGCCCTTATCACCGGAGCCTTTGCAAATCGTGTTAATTTTAAGGCATACATGGTGTTCCTTACTGTTTGGCAGATTTTGGTTTACTATCCTTTTGTACACATGGTTTGGGGCGGTGGATTACTTGCCCAGTGGGGAGTTCTTGATTTTGCAGGCGGAATCGTAGTTCATGCTACTGCAGGTTTTGCTGCTCTGGCCTCTGTTTTTTATGTTGGTGCACGTGTGGATAAAAATTCAACGCCTAACAGCAT
The Lentimicrobiaceae bacterium genome window above contains:
- a CDS encoding HAMP domain-containing protein → MRKTSLSEKLILNFLLLGIGAIVLVGFISFYTARFELKKRTYEQLTSLRVLKNNQIESFFSDRKRDIRLIANSADIINSLNQLNRYSASITAKHISSSLPAFRQNRYLIRYLNSCGYYNRFFICNAGQAMIISSTRAPNSGQWLKYEKRPEYLDALYRKTKSSLSTVIEDIPASMKDKAVCIATPILSHEDQFLGIMILEIASSAINAIMVENNPMNGLGNTGETYLVGSDRLMRSNSRFHPNSIYRTRVNSIAVNRAIKNETGTKVIRDYRNKEVLSSFGKIHTKGLEWVLIAEIDYDEAIDPIYKIRNETIFLSIIVSMVLFVFVFFFSKKITKPIKRLQEAANKVGKGDFSEKVEITTHDEIGELTESFNLMINQLKTKNKELKEERKKRIRSSIDGQETERQRLSRELHDGLGQMLIATKLKLETLIHTDRSKFIYTIDKIKEMFDSTINEVRNISNDLMPPVLNEFGLVTALRNLCDEVSERYKVEVTFSSDKISDNLGKTPKTYLYRIAQEALNNIVKHADATRASLSITHHKEEIQLIIADNGKGFNFGSPSVEYGNGIHNMRDRVNLLNGNLKIESAPGRGTTIKITVPVIINQSIE
- a CDS encoding response regulator transcription factor, which translates into the protein MEKIKIILVDDHQIVRDGIKALLTGVPDLEVIGEASDAVELAELLKYKKPDILLLDISLPGMSGIEITRNLVLEHPEIKVLILSMYTNEDFIFNAIKTGAKGYLPKNTSQKEIIDAINAVYRGEEYFSESISNIILKSYIKKVKTGDEPEEITQAVLSKRELEILKHFAEGYSNQQIADKLFISIRTVESHKNHIMQKLKLNTTVDLIKFAIKNKIIEL